One segment of Anguilla anguilla isolate fAngAng1 chromosome 1, fAngAng1.pri, whole genome shotgun sequence DNA contains the following:
- the hcst gene encoding hematopoietic cell signal transducer: MDASTLLTFLFLCFCKMVLATENHGSNYCYKIEPATMTGIIIGDVALTVLVVIVVYHCASQRRKRREEADKVYMNVRANCKA; the protein is encoded by the exons ATGGATGCCAGCACACTGTTGACATTTCTGTTCCTTTGTTTCTGTA AAATGGTTTTAGCCACAGAAAACCATG ggtcTAATTACTGCTACAAAATCGAACCGGCCACCATGACCGGCATCATCATTGGAGACGTTGCCCTGACTGTGCTGGTAGTCATTGTAGTGTACCACTGTGCCAGCCAACGGAGGAAACGAAGAGAGGAGG CTGATAAAGTCTACATGAATGTTAGGGCCAACTGCAAGGCCTGA